Within the Barnesiella intestinihominis YIT 11860 genome, the region AAGGACCATATCAAGCTCAGCATTGAGTAATGATACGGTCCTTTCTTTAGTTTTTTGGATGCTATTGTTTCAAATTATAAGTTCAAAATAAATAAGTATTGATGTACCCTTATTCTATTTTTATGAGTTTAGGAAAGCAACAATCTCATTACTGCAAGTTGCTGCATGTTTGAATCCTTTTGGTAATACCATTAGGCATCCATTGTCACTGTATAAGGCACCTGTTTGAGAATTTTCGTTTTTATATAGTTGATGAATAACTCCGTCGAAATCACCACAATTGGTCATGTGACAAAGAAATTGTCCTTGATTTTGATTTAGCCAATATCCTCCATGTATTCTATCTCCTTTTTGAATATTCCAAAAATCAATAAGTACGATACGTTTTTGGTCGCCATGCAAGAAATTCATTCTTTCCAAGAGGTTATTACAATACAAATCTCCAAAGCTATATCCTGCAATTACCAGTTTGTGATTTCTGATAATACAATTGGTCATATTGGCATGATAAAAGTCAAATGGAACACAGTTTAGCTTGTCCGTTTTACGCAATCCTGTAACGATAGGAGAAGAATAGTATGTTTCTCCTGATTGGGTGCATGGCTGGCTTTGTCCTCGTCCTGTCATCAATCCTTTAACTGTTGCATAGTCAGGATATTTATATAAGTCATGGAATAGAAAAGTATAGATATCTTCATTAATATTTTTATATGATTGGAAGTAATAATTTATACATCCATGCATATGATTTATCGTAGATAAGCCATTAGGATTTTCAAACAGCCTTTTGGGATTGAATCGTAGAAATACATTTTGAATACCATCCGCTTCAAATCCATCCTCGTAAGTACCAATTGCCTTTTCTATCGTGGCGTCATAGTTTAACACAAAGAAGTCACTGTCTTTAGCAAACTGTTGATAAAATTTCCAATACCATTCATTAGTGTGATAATTTAAGAAATTAGAATCATATCCATTCACAATATCCATTATTCTAAGGATAAATTGGTCCATGACAGAACTAAGTGTATTAGTGTCAAAACTTATATTAGGTTGGACAAAAGGAGCGAAAACCGGATATAGATTTGGGTTTTTACTGTTTCTGCTCCATACCCAACTGTAAGCATCTAACATCTCTAATACGTGAAACAAATGTTCAAAATGAATATAAGGGGTAGGTGTTTCACCTACATATGGATTAGAACGGTCTGGTGGATAATTTTTCATTAGCCAGTTGTAGATATCATCTACAATAGTTATTGTATCACCTTGAGTAAGATAATCTGTGTAGACCCTACGAACATCATTTGTGATTTCTGTAGTTGAAGGTTTAATCACATCTTGTGGTAAAACCAAGTCAAGCGGTGTTCCTGCGCCTATCAAAAATGTTGTACGATTATTTTCCATAATTCGCTATATTTACTCATTGAAAAATTTCAGGAACTATATCTTCAATTTCAATTCCATCTATTACATTGGCCGAGAGTTTTTTGCCAAAGTCGCAGACTTTATCACCTGCATACTTATCAAAGATATAAGTACTTTTGTGGGCGAAATCAAAGTTCTCCAATATTATTTTGTTAATTCCTTCGTCTTTACATCCATATCCTATGATTATCAGTTTTTCTGCTTTTCGCAGGTTCTTTCTGAATCTTTTGAAGAGTTTCTTGAAAAGTAATGGATTGTTGTATTTTTCTATTTTAGAGGTTGTGCCGGTCAGAAAATCTGCGTGGTAAGCAATTGGGCAACTTTCATAACCCATTTTGCTTCGTATCCCTCTTAATAAGTCACTTACGCCAATACCTTCCCTTATTTTCACATACTTGATGGGTATCATAAAATTGTTCTCAACAGTCTTGTAATAAGGCACATAATCTAAACTGCCATGTAATTTATAAAGCCTTATAGGAGCGTCGTATCTGGCTGTGTATCTTTCTAACCGGCAATGATAAGTAGTATTGTCTCTATTCAGTATTCCGTAAAACTCAGAACCATATTCATCAAAACCGTCGGAAATACTACCATTGATATATTCAGTCTTATTAAAAGATTCAAAAAGTAAATCATGGTTCAGTGTATGCACATCAATGATGTAATCTTCTTTCAAGTGACTTAGGTATTTCAGAAAGCCATCGTAATGTTCCACAAAGCTTATGTGGAATGGCTGGTTTTCATAAAAAGAATTACCATCTTTGTCTCTCAGCAAATATCTTACCATCTGATTATAGATGTCGGGCAAACTGAAGACGAAACCTCCATAATCCGTATATTCGTCTAATAAATCATCACACAATGTTTCGTAGCATGAGTTATATACTTCTTCACTTTTTATAAAGTCATAAAACTCTTCATAGTCGAACTTATGTGTCTCTGCATACTTTTTTATTAGACGCTTGCAAAATACGAAATGTTTTTGATGCAGATTAAGTATCCCTTCTCCCTGAAAAGTAGGTTTTTCTCCAGTTGTTGAACAGCACAGTACCCCACTTGGGGAAAAATCTGCATTATATTTCTCAAAGTTTAAAATATTCTCATTCATTGTATTTCCTATCGGATACCCTTGAGGTGCAGAAAAACCGGCTCCTATTAAAATAGAAATGTGTTTTCTACCAGTCAATGTTTTTTCTGGTATCTCATAATCCAAATCTATATTTTTCATATTGAATCCTCTCCTTATTAGTTTTATATTACACTTATTATGGACAAAACCATTATTTCACAAGATTCTGTTTCGCTTTCTCCATCATTGTGATGATATCGAAATGCAATTTCATAATCTCAGTATAATTTTCTTTATTCTGCGGTATATGAATATATTTAAGATTTTCTGTTATAGGATACATTAAATCTACATAATCATTTGTTTTTAAGAAAAAAGAGATTTCATCATACAACTGTTGGTATCTAGTTAGTAATATATTACCAGGTGTAGCTTGCAGATCATCACAAACGATGGAACTAACACGTGCAGCAAAGCCTAGTAAAGACCCTTTTTCTACTACAGATAAAATACCAAATGCGTTTGACATACCTGTTTTAGATAAATGTATTTCATTTGAAATGGTTGTCTTGTATAATTCTAAATCTTTGCGTTGTTTTTCAACTTGATCTATTTGTTGTTTTAAGTTACGTAGTTCAAAAAAACTAGCAATCTGAAAACCAACAACTATTGTAGCACAGACACCAATTAATGAAGCTATAATCCCTATGTATGAATCAGTCGTTATAGTTCCATTATTTTTTATTTGCCCCCAGAATGTCAAAACGACACAAGTTACACTACTTATTATACAAGTTGAGGTGAGTATAATATTATTTTTGCAAGCCATACTTATTATATCAAATGTGTCACATTAATTTTCTTATACTTATTCCCCATGCCCAGGGCAAAGGCCATTTGGTCTTTTATAATCAGCTCGCCTTTTTGAAGCCCTGCTATCGCTGTCCTGATTTCTTGAAGTTCCTGGCCACTCACACCAAACAAGTCTTTGATGACCTTATCGTCAATAGTCTGTTGTTTCATAATCAGAGGATACTGAGCATTGGCATAAAAGTCAAAACCTTTTGATTTGAAACTACTCATATTCTGAGTGGCAAGAATAATACTTAAACCTTTATTTCGTCCTACTGCAATTAGATTACGCAGTGGGCGATTGTCGAAGTCAAGCATATAGTGAGCTTCATCAATAATAGAGAAATGACGTATTTGTACTACCTCATCATTTACTGCTTGTTTATCCATAGCTCATAAATGTTATTAAGTTTAGACATCAGGAAATACACAATAGCTTTGGCTATAGGTCCATCTTTGGGATACCCATCCATCTTAATGATGTAGCTGTCATCAATCAAAGAAACTTTATCTTCTGATTCAAAGATATGTGCATTAACCAATTGCTTCAGAACAGAAGAAATACTATCATCATTATTTGCATCTTTCATTCGTGATTGATAGCATTTCAGCATTAATTCAAATGAAATAGGGGCGCCATTTGTCGATTTATAGGCTTCTACAATAGCTTCACTAAGACGATTGTTCATGTTGGCACTCGCACTTACTCGGTCTATAGAATATAAAGCAGAAGACATTTCTGTAGAATACAGATTAATTTCATTGATAGAGCGTTCTGTGAAATCCTTAAATGGAGTAAAAGGCAATGGCTGTGTCAATGGATCCAGAATACAAGAACGGTCCACATCGAAGAGTGCCAACCAATGGTTATTCTGTATATCGCTGAACTCTCCTTTGTAGTCAAACAGCAGGAAGTTCACGGGATATTGTGATTCTGTGGATAACATTCTGAATTGCTGAATCAAAACAGCCAGCAGATTGGTCTTTCCGGAACCTGTAGCTCCCGCAATAATAATCTGTGAGTTGGTAATGGAACGACTGTTTATATCCAAAGTCGCTTCCATTTCTTCATCACCATAGTTACCAATCAGAAGATTCAGAACTGGAATATCTTTTGCCATGGCTACTTTGTTGTTCATAGCGTATAAGAAGGAATCCAGATTGTTGTCAGCTATCAGATAGTCACGTCCACGGAGCATTTCTGCTGCGATAATTCGAGAAAGCGTAGCGTTTTGAGTCCAATCAATGTTCAAGTCCGAATACCTTAATTTTAACAATGCTGAATATAAGGTGCTTAAATCGTGCATTGTGAAAAAACTGGGAGTAATTCGTATGGATGACACAGACAATTGTATATTCTTGTAATCATCTATGGAACGCTTTGTAGGCAAACTTAGTCCCACGATGAAGCAGATACGCATTATCTTATTCTGATTCAAGTTTATACGTTTTTCACGATCAGCCGTTCTGGAAAGATTGATTTTTGATTCAATCAGTTCCTTGATTGGATTGATTGCATCAAACAATCCTTCCATCTGACGCGTATTTGAAAAATTTATGATGCTCATTTCTTTTACTGATTAAGAGTTAAACCAAAATAACCGTCTTCAACCGTAGTATTCTGTGCTTCTACATTGCGATGAAGTGTATAGGTTTTAGAGATAAACGGTTCCAGTTTGATATAGTCGCTGTCTGTCCTGATTTCAGAGGTCGTACAAAGCAAAATAGTTTGTTCTGCCAATTGTGGAAAATATTCTTCCATCAAGGCATCACGACTTTCATTATCGAGAACCCCCATTACTGTATCAATCATTACAGGCGGATTATAATCTCCCAGGTTTCGTAATACTTTCAATAAAACTTGGATGAAGATTTGTTTGGATGCAGCATTGAGCTGATTCAATGAAATCTCATTTCCGGCAGTATGATAGAGCTTTATATTGAATTGTTCAATGCTGTCAGACAACTCAACTTTGGCTACATGACTTTTGTATGAAATAAGTAACTTGTTAAGTTGCTGCTGCATTTCACTTTCAATCTGGGCTTTTTCTTCTTCAGCAAACTGTCTGCAATCTTTTCAAACAGAGGTTTGAGCTTGACCAAAGTGTCGAATTTAATATCAGGTTCTTGCTGGATTTGTACATCAAACTGATGAATCCGTTTCTCAAGACGTTGAATGTCTGCTTTCAGTGTCGCTTCCTGACCTTTCAGTTTCTCTATCTGGTTCTGAGAGGCTTCATAATTTTGAATTAGATATTCGTTACCACCGGCTTGCGTTTGTTCCAATGTCTGTTTTTGCGAACGTAAGTTATCCAACGTCGAAAGTTGAATTTCCAGTTCCTGGCGCTGGCGGTCAAGTGCAATGAACTGATTGGAGCCAGTTCTTTTTACCAAGTTAGTCAAAGCGGTTACTTCCGCTTCGTCAAGATAACCAAAAGGATCTTCTTTATTAGTACTATTTTGGATAGCTACAATATGAGATACAACCTGTTCTTCATCCACAGATTCACTGCACAGTGACAAATCTTTTAAGTAAGTTATAATTTTGTTTGTTACGTCTTTCAATGTCTCCAACGGATAAGCACCGGTATTCTCTTTCTGAAGCTGTTCTTTTATGTGCAGAATATTATTGATTTCTTGTGCCAGGTTCGAAGCTAATTTAGGCAAGAATAAATCAATTTCTATGTTGTCAACAAATGCTTTCAAATCCTCAGCATAAGTTGCTGCACGTTTTACAATATCGTCAATTTTGCCGGCAAGCTCTTGTATCTTTTTATTAAGGGCAGAAGCTTCTTGAGCACCGTCTTTTGCCCGTTTATATTCCACTTCTACCGACGCAAGATACTTATATTTTGCATCTTGTTCTGCTATACACGTATTTAAGTCTGCGGTCAGCTTGTCTTTTTGTGCGCATAGTTCATTATATTCCTGTGCTTCTTTTTCTGCTTCAAGACGTTGCTGTGCCCATTCCTGTTGTAGTTTTTCAGCGGCACGCTTTAACTGAAGGTATTTTTTGAAGCCCAACACATTCTCGAAATTATCACGAATGGTTTGGGCAAATACATTTTTCTTCAGCAATTCACTCGATTGCATTGCATCAAATAGGAAATACTGACTCAGTTCCTGAGGCAGATTAGCTTTGATGATTTTATTGATTTCCTGTTCTGCTTTTACCCGGTCCTTGGGAGTAGTCATCGTACCGTAAACATACATGTTCCCATTCATGTTCAGCGATACGCTTTCCAATGGTTTTCCTTGCGGATTTAACTGATAAACACGCTTTAATATGTACTTCTGTTGCTGGCCGAGAACTTTCCCTACAAATGTTACCTGTAAGGAAATCTCTGGTTTGACTGTGTTTAAGGCTCCCTGATTGAGCAATTCCATGAAATGCTCTTTGTTCTCAATTTTTAGACCATAAAGAGCTCCGCTTATGGCCTCGAATAAAGTAGTCTTACCGCCACCATTTGCACCGCCAATCAGAATAATCGGGCGATCATCATCGACTGTCAAATCCAGATCAAGTGACAAGTAAGTCTTATAATTGCTTATTTTAATTCTCTGTATCAGCATAATCGTATTTATTGACGTATTTTTTGGATTGCATTACGGATGATGTCTTCCGTTTCATTATCACTCATTTCTATCACATCAACCTTTTTGGCATGATAGGCCTTCAGAATATCTTCACTGAGCCATTCAAAGTCTATCCCTTCAACTTCGCAAATAGCTTCTATCATTGACAAGTCATCCTTACGAATACCGTAGTGAACAAATTTCGGATCTATACCTTTAGCCATAATCTTTATGCGTTTTTAGGATAAAAAGCATCCCAGTTTAACAAATCAGTTGTATTCTCAATGGGTAGTTTGGAATATAGCCAGTTACTTCCATCTTGAATGATAACTCCTCCATAAAGAGGTGTATCTTTAGTTGAATATTCTTGGATATATTGCAACAAGGCATTATGCTTCTCCGGAGCAGTTACATCACTTCCGGCACTTTTCGATACAGCATATTTACATCACTGATTATCAGTGACTATTCATTTTAATCGGTACAACCTCTGTTTTGACAAATACACAGAATGTGGGGATAAATGCAAATCGTTGTATTTCACAGCTTTGCATATACGTGTTGTACCGCCTCTTTTCAGCCTTTTTGTGGAATGTCCGCTATCAGATTCAACGTGTTGAACGATAGGGCATTTCCGCATGGATGTTACAGAACGCTTGTTGAATGCAAAGGTAGTGGTTTTCTTGGGATTTCTGTGGCTTGCGGTGGAATTTTTGCGTTCGGTACTCGATTCGTTGGAAAAAGTGTAGCAAAACTGAATTATTCGCTTGAAAAAGTGTTTGTATGCCATAAATGGTACACTTTTATTCGGAGGAAACCATTATATCATATCGGGTGTAATTCTGCATCGGACATCAATATTATACCTGAAATGGTATAAATCAATAGACTTGGCTGAACTCCATAATGTCGAGCATCTGATATAATATTCCGTCAATAGCGGAATGCCAATTTTGGTGAAAATGACCATAATACCAATGGTTCACCGGATGATTGTCAGTTTTGAGATGATGCAGGATCATATCCATTGTTTTTCTTTCAGATTGTACATCTTTAAGAAGTGATGAATCGTTCTCAGCCCATTGGTTAAGGTTGCTTTTTGAGAATAGCTCACAATGTGATGGCGCAGTATGTGTGACAACTGTATCAATCAAGAAGTTTGCACAGATGGTATTCATCTTATCAGCGTCGTAAATAGGAGCTTCATTCTTCCAATATAAATTGCGGGAAATATCATTTTCTTGCAACTCATTGGAGTGAACTCGATATTTCCGTTTGTTCCATTCATTTATGCGATAATTTCGGTCAATAGAAATAGCTCCGCCTACACAAAGGATGGAATGATTACAGGCTTGAAGGATAGTATAATCAGGAACAGCAATGAAACGTTTGTAACTGAATGTTGTTCCTTCGAAATAAGCTGGATTATCATGATTGCCACGTACAAATACAATCCAATTGTTGGCTTGATTCATTCTCTTGGTATTTCGTCTAACCATTTGCTCATAATATTCTTTCTTTTCAAAGCCAAAACCACAATCCCCAGCTACAATCAATAGAGTGTCCGTCAACTTGTATTGAATACAGAGTTTGAATACCAATTGATTAAAATCTCCATGAATATCACCGGAAACAATAATTGTCTTGGCTTCGGGAAAAGATAGTGAGAATGTGTTGCTATGATTCATCTTATATTCCTAATAATAGCGCATGTAATTAATCTTATACTTGCAAGTTGTCAGAAATCATTTGGAGAATTTCTTCGTTTGTGGTAGTTGATTCTTGTTTGTTTTTTAATGCAAAAGATGCTGCATCTACTGCTTCTTTTGATGTTTGTGGAACAAGCCCCGAATAAACTATATTTTCTATATGTTCTAATTCTGTTCGCTTTTTAGAAATTTGTTCTTTTGTGTACAGCTCTGCCTTTATATCTGATAAGAATCCCGCATACTTATTGCGCAAATCGTGCATAACAGCAGCAAATCTTTCGCTGTCAGCTGCCTTCTTTTCTAGATTTTCAGCTTTGTATTTGGTGGTGAAATATGTTAATGTCAACGCTAAGAAAGCCATTAATGGGACAATGACAATTTCAGGTAGCCACTTGAATATATTGGTAATTGCAGAAGCTGATACCAAAACAGAAAATACTAAAAGAATCTGATTTTGTTTTTTCTTCTTTGATAGGTATATATTCGCTTGACATAAATGAATTTTGTGCGTCCAAATTATTTTGTTAAAACGCTCAAGAATCTCCCTATAAAGAATTTTTATTTGTTCGTCCATATGATTTATTCTTCTGTCATGTATTTTAAAACTTTGATTAATACATCAATGTATTTATATGTATCTACTGGCATGTTGCTTCCTGGTGCTGTCAGATTAAAGCTCCAAACAGGGCATGAATCATAAAGCCTTTTTTCGTAAGTTCCTATTGGTTGATTAGAACTTTGTTCTCCTTCTCTTAGCCAGTGCCAATCAGCAATATTATGATAAACAAAACTATCAATCACGATTCCCGGAAGATGGTAACTCCTAAAATAGTTATCACGAATTTCACGCATGTGCTTACATGTGTCGAATAACAAACCATTGCTTGCAACATTTTTTTCCTTCATTGCCTGTTGCTCGCTTTTGGGATTAGTTGTCAACCAGTTGCCACCCATATTTGAATCTGGATAGTCGTATTTCCCATTCCAATTACCCCACCAATCTAATTGACGAAAAGCTGGTAGAACTTCAAATTTAATCCCATCGGAAAAGTTTATCACAACGACTTGCCCATCTCCATGAATATCACTGTTCGGATAGGTTTGTAAAATTGCATTCTTCAATGCTTGTAGTAATCTGGACTGACCATTTCCTCTTAGTGTGTCATATTTATTATATTCGTCTCGTGGCAATTCGACAAGTATATCAATGTCACTTGTATCAATAGCAGTACCTCTACCATAAGAGCCCACATATAAACTATGAGCAGTTTCGCTGGTGCTACCCCAAAATTCCGAATTAACCGCTCTTGTTATACGTCTATATCTCTGAGATACTAACGAACGCTGTTCAATGCTAATTATTTCGCCTCTTTTTCTAACTGTATCCATATTAATTTTATTTCGTACACAAAAGTACAAAAATAATCCCAGTTTATCGAATATAATTCACTATATTTGCACTATAAAATCGTATCAAAGAATGAAACTAAATAGAATAAAGGCTGTATTATCTGAAAAAGGTATCTCTCAGACATGGTTGGCAAAGAAACTCGATAAGAGTTTCAGTATGGTCAATGCTTATGCTTGTAATAGGATTCAACCAAATTTAGAGACCTTGCAACAGATAGCAGAGATATTGCAGGTCGATTTGAAGGATTTGATAACCGACAAAAAGGATAGGTGATATGAAACAGTTTTCGGAAGCTACACGGGTGCAGATGCCTGCAATGGTTCACCTCACCCGAATAGGGTATACTTACTTCGGTAAGTTGAGCGAAGATAAGAATGGCACGGTCTATGACGGTGACACGAATATTCTTTTGCAGGTATTTGAACGGCAGTTTAAGAATCTGAATCCCGGACATGAGGGAGAGTTTCTTCAAGTTTTGAAAGATATTCGTAAGGAGCTGAACGATGATGACCTCGGTCGAGGCTTTTACAACCGTCTCAAAGCTGTTTCGCCTGTAAAGCTGATAGACTTTGATAACATTGGGAATAATACGTTCCATTTCACAGCCGAATTTACCTGTAAGAACGGACAGGACGAATTTCGTCCTGACATTACTTTATTCGTAAACGGATTGCCACTTTGCTTTGTAGAAGTGAAGAAACCCAACAATCATGGTGGTATGTTGGCAGAGAGCGCACGAATGAATAAAGAACGCTTCCCGAATAAAAAGTTTCGCCGCTTCATCAACATTACGCAGTTGATGATATTCAGTAATAATATGGAATATGATGCGTTGGGCGGTATCGTACCTATACAAGGGGCTTTCTATTGTACTGGGGCACGTTCATACGCACCATTCAATTGCTTCCGTGAAGAAAATTTAAGCGGTCAGAAAATAGCACCGTTCCATCGTGACTATCTGTATAAGGAGATTGATAAGACGGTGGAAAAACAGATATTGTCTGATTACAATTGCCAAGTCATTCATACAAGTCCTGAGTACCAGACAAATCTCGGTTTCAACACCCCTACAAACAGAATCCTAACATCCATGTGTTCGCTTGAACGGTTGTTGTATATCATTAGATATGGTATTGCCTATGTCCGTATGGAGCGTGAGGTGGATGGAAAGATAGAATCTACCGACCAAAAGCATATCATGCGTTACCAACAATTGTTTGCATCGTTAGCTATTCGCCAAAAACTGGCAGAGGGGGTGAAATCTGGCGTAGTCTGGCATACACAAGGTAGTGGTAAAACCGCCTTGTCATATTATCTGACCTATATTCTTAACGATTTCTATTCCAAACAGAATAAGGTCGCCAAATTCTATTTCATAGTAGACCGCCTTGACCTTTTGGAACAAGCTACACAAGAGTTTGAAGCTCGTGGATTGGTTGTATCTACCGCCAATACAAGAGCCGAACTGATGGAGCAATTCCGCAATAATCAGGCACAACAAGGTGTAAGCGGACAGGCAGAAATCACGGTTGTGAACATCCAACGTTTTGCCGAGGATAAAGAAAAAGTACGCATCAGTGATTATGCAACCAATCTTCAACGCATCTTCATTCTTGACGAGGCACACCGAGGGTATAAACCTGGTGGCTGCTTTCTTGCCAACCTCTTTGATGCCGATACCGATGCGGTTAAAATCGCACTTACAGGTACACCGCTGTTAAAGGAGGAACGTGCCAGTTGCAAGGTGTTCGGAAACTATTTGCATACCTATTATTACGATAAATCCATTGCGGATGGCTACACGCTGAAAATCATACGTGAAGATATAGAAACCTCCTATAAAGAGCGTTTGTCTGATGTGTACGATAAACTGGAAACCCTTGTGCAAAAGAAAGACATTCGTAAGTCGGAAATCATAGAGCATCCTAGTTATGTAAACGAGTTAGCCCGTTACATTATGACGGACTTAAAAGAGTTTCGCAAGATACAAGGAGATGATACTTTAGGTGGTATGGTCATTTGTGAAACCAGCGAACAGGCAAGACGGCTTTATGATGTATTTCAAGAAGAATGGCAGAAGTATCAGCCGAAGCCCATCAAGATAAAACTTTCCGATGGTTCGTATGTAGTGGGTGAACCGGAAGTGGATTACAAATCAAAATACAGACCGCTGAAAGCCGGAATCATTCTTCACGATACGGATGACAAGGAAACTCGCAAGCAGATAGTCAAGGACTTCAAGAAAAATATGACAGTGGATATTCTCA harbors:
- a CDS encoding DNA modification system-associated small protein, with translation MAKGIDPKFVHYGIRKDDLSMIEAICEVEGIDFEWLSEDILKAYHAKKVDVIEMSDNETEDIIRNAIQKIRQ
- a CDS encoding SLATT domain-containing protein — its product is MDEQIKILYREILERFNKIIWTHKIHLCQANIYLSKKKKQNQILLVFSVLVSASAITNIFKWLPEIVIVPLMAFLALTLTYFTTKYKAENLEKKAADSERFAAVMHDLRNKYAGFLSDIKAELYTKEQISKKRTELEHIENIVYSGLVPQTSKEAVDAASFALKNKQESTTTNEEILQMISDNLQV
- a CDS encoding metallophosphoesterase, coding for MNHSNTFSLSFPEAKTIIVSGDIHGDFNQLVFKLCIQYKLTDTLLIVAGDCGFGFEKKEYYEQMVRRNTKRMNQANNWIVFVRGNHDNPAYFEGTTFSYKRFIAVPDYTILQACNHSILCVGGAISIDRNYRINEWNKRKYRVHSNELQENDISRNLYWKNEAPIYDADKMNTICANFLIDTVVTHTAPSHCELFSKSNLNQWAENDSSLLKDVQSERKTMDMILHHLKTDNHPVNHWYYGHFHQNWHSAIDGILYQMLDIMEFSQVY
- a CDS encoding helix-turn-helix domain-containing protein, which codes for MKLNRIKAVLSEKGISQTWLAKKLDKSFSMVNAYACNRIQPNLETLQQIAEILQVDLKDLITDKKDR
- a CDS encoding SIR2 family protein, which translates into the protein MENNRTTFLIGAGTPLDLVLPQDVIKPSTTEITNDVRRVYTDYLTQGDTITIVDDIYNWLMKNYPPDRSNPYVGETPTPYIHFEHLFHVLEMLDAYSWVWSRNSKNPNLYPVFAPFVQPNISFDTNTLSSVMDQFILRIMDIVNGYDSNFLNYHTNEWYWKFYQQFAKDSDFFVLNYDATIEKAIGTYEDGFEADGIQNVFLRFNPKRLFENPNGLSTINHMHGCINYYFQSYKNINEDIYTFLFHDLYKYPDYATVKGLMTGRGQSQPCTQSGETYYSSPIVTGLRKTDKLNCVPFDFYHANMTNCIIRNHKLVIAGYSFGDLYCNNLLERMNFLHGDQKRIVLIDFWNIQKGDRIHGGYWLNQNQGQFLCHMTNCGDFDGVIHQLYKNENSQTGALYSDNGCLMVLPKGFKHAATCSNEIVAFLNS
- a CDS encoding SMODS domain-containing nucleotidyltransferase yields the protein MDTVRKRGEIISIEQRSLVSQRYRRITRAVNSEFWGSTSETAHSLYVGSYGRGTAIDTSDIDILVELPRDEYNKYDTLRGNGQSRLLQALKNAILQTYPNSDIHGDGQVVVINFSDGIKFEVLPAFRQLDWWGNWNGKYDYPDSNMGGNWLTTNPKSEQQAMKEKNVASNGLLFDTCKHMREIRDNYFRSYHLPGIVIDSFVYHNIADWHWLREGEQSSNQPIGTYEKRLYDSCPVWSFNLTAPGSNMPVDTYKYIDVLIKVLKYMTEE
- a CDS encoding type I restriction endonuclease subunit R, with the translated sequence MKQFSEATRVQMPAMVHLTRIGYTYFGKLSEDKNGTVYDGDTNILLQVFERQFKNLNPGHEGEFLQVLKDIRKELNDDDLGRGFYNRLKAVSPVKLIDFDNIGNNTFHFTAEFTCKNGQDEFRPDITLFVNGLPLCFVEVKKPNNHGGMLAESARMNKERFPNKKFRRFINITQLMIFSNNMEYDALGGIVPIQGAFYCTGARSYAPFNCFREENLSGQKIAPFHRDYLYKEIDKTVEKQILSDYNCQVIHTSPEYQTNLGFNTPTNRILTSMCSLERLLYIIRYGIAYVRMEREVDGKIESTDQKHIMRYQQLFASLAIRQKLAEGVKSGVVWHTQGSGKTALSYYLTYILNDFYSKQNKVAKFYFIVDRLDLLEQATQEFEARGLVVSTANTRAELMEQFRNNQAQQGVSGQAEITVVNIQRFAEDKEKVRISDYATNLQRIFILDEAHRGYKPGGCFLANLFDADTDAVKIALTGTPLLKEERASCKVFGNYLHTYYYDKSIADGYTLKIIREDIETSYKERLSDVYDKLETLVQKKDIRKSEIIEHPSYVNELARYIMTDLKEFRKIQGDDTLGGMVICETSEQARRLYDVFQEEWQKYQPKPIKIKLSDGSYVVGEPEVDYKSKYRPLKAGIILHDTDDKETRKQIVKDFKKNMTVDILIVFNMLLTGFDAPRLKRLYFGRKLKDHNLLQAITRVNRPYPGMRYGFVIDFADIKRNFKETNEAYLQELNRFNDVDETGESAATDTFTQVIEDKEEILNQMKKVRQTLFNYTYDNAEEFSSEISTEEDKAVLLDLKQALESAKNMANIVRTFGDDEMKEQFAKLEITKLPQLLSEVQRRISIINQKEAFNTNEETKTLINEAMMDIEFTFSKIGQEEMRLISGGVELKEKWQRTISSFTQNFDQDDPEFISLREAFMERFKEHGFVIDTIAKFNEETQALDEIIGRLQDLQKRNNVLLKKYNGDEKFARVHKRIREVNKQREDKGQKPMFSFLDEEIAAILNIIKEDVDAKVYDRNDILKKDAYFNRTVMALINGCLYHFPQIKPEMDDYKFIQTRISQQYINQYNATYGIA